In Pseudomonas fluorescens NCIMB 11764, a single window of DNA contains:
- a CDS encoding glutamine synthetase family protein, whose amino-acid sequence MSVPLRTVQLNEANAFLKKYPEVLYVDLLIADMNGVVRGKRIERTSLHKVYEKGINLPASLFALDINGSTVESTGLGLDIGDSDRICYPIPGTLSIEPWQKRPTAQLLMTMHELEGEAFFADPREVLANVVRKFDELGLTICAAFELEFYLIDQDNVNGRPQSPRSPVSGKRPVSTQVYLIDDLDEYVDCLQDILEGAKEQGIPADAIVKESAPAQFEVNLHHVNDPIKACDYAVLLKRLVKNIAYDHEMDTTFMAKPYPGQAGNGLHVHISILDKEGNNIFASEDPEQNAALRHAIGGVLETLPAQMAFLCPNVNSYRRFGAQFYVPNSPSWGIDNRTVAVRVPTGSPDSVRIEHRVAGADANPYLLMASVLAGIHHGLTNQIEPGAPVEGNSYEQNEQSLPNNLRDALRELDDSEVMAKYIDPLYIDVFVACKESELAEFENSISDLEYNWYLHTV is encoded by the coding sequence ATGTCGGTCCCTCTGCGTACCGTTCAACTCAACGAAGCAAACGCATTCCTTAAGAAATATCCTGAGGTTTTGTACGTCGACCTTCTGATTGCGGATATGAACGGTGTGGTGCGCGGCAAGCGCATCGAACGCACCAGTCTTCATAAGGTTTACGAAAAAGGCATCAACCTCCCGGCGTCGCTGTTTGCCCTGGACATCAACGGTTCTACGGTGGAAAGCACCGGCCTGGGTCTGGACATCGGTGACTCGGATCGGATCTGCTACCCCATCCCTGGCACCCTGAGCATCGAACCGTGGCAGAAGCGCCCGACCGCTCAGTTGCTGATGACCATGCACGAACTGGAGGGCGAGGCGTTCTTCGCTGACCCGCGTGAAGTGCTGGCCAATGTGGTGCGCAAGTTCGACGAACTTGGCCTGACCATCTGCGCCGCGTTCGAACTCGAGTTCTACCTGATCGACCAGGACAACGTGAACGGTCGTCCGCAGTCGCCGCGTTCGCCGGTATCGGGCAAGCGTCCGGTGTCGACTCAGGTGTATCTGATCGACGACCTCGACGAATACGTCGATTGCCTGCAAGACATCCTCGAAGGCGCGAAAGAGCAGGGCATTCCTGCCGACGCCATCGTCAAGGAAAGCGCCCCGGCGCAATTCGAAGTGAACCTGCATCACGTCAATGACCCGATCAAGGCCTGCGACTACGCGGTGTTGCTCAAGCGTCTGGTGAAGAACATCGCCTACGACCACGAGATGGACACCACGTTTATGGCCAAGCCGTACCCGGGCCAGGCGGGCAACGGCTTGCACGTGCACATTTCGATTCTCGACAAAGAAGGCAACAACATCTTCGCCAGCGAGGATCCCGAGCAGAACGCCGCGCTGCGACACGCGATCGGCGGTGTGCTCGAGACCCTGCCGGCGCAGATGGCGTTCCTCTGCCCGAACGTCAACTCGTACCGCCGTTTCGGCGCGCAGTTCTACGTGCCGAACTCGCCGAGCTGGGGCATCGACAACCGCACCGTCGCGGTCCGTGTGCCGACCGGTTCGCCGGACTCGGTGCGCATCGAACACCGCGTTGCCGGTGCGGATGCCAACCCGTACTTGCTGATGGCCTCGGTGCTGGCCGGTATTCACCACGGCCTGACCAACCAGATCGAGCCGGGTGCTCCGGTGGAAGGCAACAGCTACGAGCAAAACGAACAAAGCCTGCCGAACAACCTGCGCGATGCGCTGCGCGAACTGGACGACAGCGAAGTCATGGCCAAATACATCGACCCGCTGTACATCGACGTATTCGTGGCGTGCAAGGAAAGCGAGCTGGCCGAGTTCGAGAACTCCATCTCGGACCTTGAGTACAACTGGTATCTGCACACCGTTTGA
- a CDS encoding aldehyde dehydrogenase: MTNTRSDWEQRFQSLTIESRAFIDGQYRAALSGDTFECISPVDGRFLANVASTDEADANEAVAVARRTFESGIWARLAPAERKRILIRFADLILANQEELALLETLDMGKPINDSMNIDIPATANAIRWSAEAIDKIYDEVAATPHDQLGLITREPAGVVAAIVPWNFPLIMASWKFAPALAAGNSFILKPSEKSPLTAIRIAQLALDAGIPKGVFNVLPGYGHTVGKALALHMDVDVLAFTGSTAIAKQLLIYAGQSNMKRVWLEAGGKSPNVVFADAPDLRAAAQAAASGIAFNQGEVCTAGSRLLVERSIREQFIPLLVEALHAWKPGHALDPQTTVGAVVDQRQLDNVLRYIQVGKDQGAQLIAGGSRTLEATGGLYVEPAIFDGVTNAMTIAREEIFGPVLSLITFDTEEEALTIANDSIFGLAAGVWTSNLSKAHTFARGLRAGSVWVNQYDGGDMTAPFGGYKQSGNGRDKSLHAFDKYTELKATWIKL; encoded by the coding sequence ATGACAAACACTCGCAGCGACTGGGAACAACGCTTCCAGTCCCTGACCATCGAAAGCCGCGCCTTCATCGATGGCCAATACCGCGCCGCCCTCAGCGGTGACACCTTCGAATGCATCAGCCCGGTCGACGGCCGTTTCCTGGCCAACGTTGCCAGCACCGACGAAGCCGACGCCAACGAAGCCGTGGCCGTCGCGCGCCGCACCTTCGAATCCGGCATCTGGGCGCGTTTGGCGCCCGCAGAGCGAAAGCGCATTTTGATTCGCTTCGCGGATTTGATCCTGGCCAACCAGGAAGAACTCGCCCTGCTCGAAACCCTCGACATGGGCAAGCCGATCAACGATTCGATGAACATCGACATCCCGGCGACCGCCAACGCGATCCGCTGGAGCGCCGAAGCCATTGACAAGATCTACGACGAAGTCGCCGCCACGCCGCACGATCAACTCGGCCTCATCACCCGCGAACCCGCCGGTGTGGTCGCCGCCATCGTGCCGTGGAACTTCCCGTTGATCATGGCCAGCTGGAAGTTCGCCCCGGCCCTGGCGGCGGGCAACTCGTTTATCTTGAAGCCTTCGGAAAAGTCGCCACTGACCGCGATCCGCATCGCTCAGCTGGCGCTGGACGCCGGCATTCCGAAAGGGGTGTTCAACGTCTTGCCGGGCTACGGCCACACCGTCGGCAAGGCGCTGGCGTTGCACATGGACGTCGACGTACTGGCCTTCACCGGCTCGACCGCGATTGCCAAGCAACTGCTGATCTACGCCGGCCAAAGCAACATGAAACGCGTCTGGCTCGAAGCCGGGGGGAAGAGCCCGAACGTGGTGTTCGCCGACGCGCCGGACCTGCGCGCGGCAGCACAAGCAGCGGCCAGCGGGATCGCCTTCAACCAGGGCGAAGTCTGCACCGCCGGTTCGCGGTTGCTGGTCGAGCGTTCGATTCGCGAGCAGTTCATTCCGCTACTGGTGGAAGCGCTGCACGCCTGGAAACCGGGGCATGCTCTCGATCCGCAAACCACCGTCGGCGCGGTCGTCGATCAGCGTCAACTGGACAACGTGCTGCGCTATATCCAGGTCGGCAAAGACCAGGGCGCGCAACTGATCGCGGGGGGCAGCCGCACCCTTGAGGCCACCGGTGGCCTGTACGTGGAACCGGCGATTTTCGACGGCGTGACCAACGCCATGACCATCGCCCGTGAAGAAATCTTCGGCCCGGTGCTGTCGCTGATCACCTTCGACACCGAGGAAGAAGCCTTGACCATCGCCAACGACAGCATCTTCGGCCTGGCTGCAGGCGTCTGGACCAGCAACTTGAGCAAGGCCCACACCTTCGCCCGCGGCTTGCGCGCCGGCAGCGTCTGGGTCAACCAGTACGACGGCGGCGACATGACCGCGCCGTTCGGCGGGTACAAGCAGTCGGGTAACGGTCGGGACAAATCGCTGCACGCGTTCGACAAATACACCGAACTCAAAGCGACCTGGATCAAGCTTTAA
- a CDS encoding ABC transporter ATP-binding protein: MANASSIYRKALEGHPSPKKVLVKVDRVTKKFDETTAVDDVSLEIHQGEIFALLGGSGSGKSTLLRMLAGFERPTEGRILLDGVDITDMPPYERPINMMFQSYALFPHMTVAQNIAFGLKQDRLPASEIDARVEEMLRLVHMTQYAKRKPHQLSGGQRQRVALARSLAKRPKLLLLDEPMGALDKKLRSQMQLELVEIIERVGVTCVMVTHDQEEAMTMAQRIAIMHLGWIAQIGSPVDIYEAPVSRMVCEFIGNVNAFEGTVVEDLEGHAIIHSKDLEQKIYVGHGVSTSVQDKSITYAIRPEKMLVSTTQPESRYNWSQGKVHDIAYLGGHSVFYVELPGGKVVQSFMANAERRGARPTWDDKVYVWWEDDSGVVLRS; encoded by the coding sequence ATGGCAAACGCCTCCAGCATTTACAGGAAGGCTCTTGAAGGTCACCCGTCACCGAAAAAGGTGCTGGTGAAAGTCGACCGCGTCACCAAGAAATTCGACGAAACCACCGCAGTGGACGATGTCTCGCTTGAGATTCATCAAGGGGAAATCTTCGCCCTGCTCGGCGGTTCCGGTTCCGGCAAATCGACGCTGCTGCGCATGCTCGCCGGCTTCGAGCGCCCGACAGAAGGGCGGATTCTGCTCGATGGCGTGGACATCACCGACATGCCGCCGTACGAACGGCCGATCAACATGATGTTCCAGTCGTACGCCCTGTTCCCGCACATGACTGTGGCGCAAAACATCGCCTTCGGCCTGAAGCAGGACCGTTTGCCCGCCAGTGAAATCGACGCCCGCGTAGAAGAAATGCTGCGCCTGGTGCACATGACCCAATACGCCAAACGCAAGCCGCATCAACTGTCCGGCGGCCAGCGTCAACGTGTGGCCCTCGCCCGCTCCCTGGCCAAGCGTCCAAAGCTGTTGCTGCTCGATGAGCCGATGGGCGCACTGGATAAAAAACTGCGTTCGCAAATGCAGCTCGAGCTGGTGGAAATCATCGAGCGCGTCGGCGTGACCTGCGTGATGGTGACTCACGATCAGGAAGAGGCCATGACCATGGCCCAGCGCATCGCGATCATGCACCTGGGCTGGATCGCCCAGATCGGCAGCCCGGTCGACATCTATGAAGCCCCGGTCAGCCGAATGGTCTGCGAGTTCATCGGCAACGTGAACGCCTTCGAAGGCACGGTCGTGGAAGACCTTGAAGGGCACGCGATCATTCACAGCAAGGATCTGGAACAGAAGATCTACGTCGGTCACGGCGTCAGCACGTCGGTGCAGGACAAGTCGATCACCTACGCGATCCGTCCGGAGAAAATGCTGGTCAGCACCACCCAGCCCGAAAGCCGCTACAACTGGTCCCAGGGCAAGGTGCATGACATCGCCTACCTCGGCGGTCACTCGGTGTTCTACGTCGAATTGCCCGGCGGCAAAGTCGTGCAGTCGTTCATGGCCAACGCCGAACGCCGTGGCGCGCGTCCGACCTGGGACGACAAGGTCTACGTGTGGTGGGAAGACGACAGCGGCGTGGTACTGCGCTCATGA
- a CDS encoding ABC transporter permease subunit, which yields MPSGRKLVIGIPFLWLCLFFLLPFFLVMKISFSEAALAIPPYSEIYTFAEQKFQLFLNVGNYLLLTEDELYISAYFGSLKVAFFSTLMCLVIGFPMAYAITKASKEAQNVLLLLIMMPTWTAILIRVYAWMGILSNNGLLNAFLMWTGLTDHPIEILNTNTAVYIGVVYAYLPFMVLPLYANLVKHDQSLLEAGSDLGSSNFNNFWKITVPLAKNGIIAGCMLVFIPVVGEFVIPELLGGPETLMIGRVLWQEFFNNRDWPVASALAVVMLLILIVPILLFNRSQAKEMEARG from the coding sequence ATGCCGAGTGGTCGAAAGCTCGTCATCGGGATTCCTTTCCTATGGCTGTGCCTGTTTTTCCTGTTGCCGTTCTTCCTGGTGATGAAGATCAGCTTCTCGGAAGCGGCGCTGGCCATTCCTCCTTACTCCGAGATCTACACCTTCGCCGAACAGAAATTCCAGCTGTTCCTCAACGTCGGCAACTACTTGCTGCTGACCGAGGATGAGTTGTACATCTCGGCTTACTTCGGCTCATTGAAGGTCGCGTTTTTCAGCACGCTGATGTGCCTGGTGATCGGCTTCCCGATGGCCTACGCGATCACTAAAGCAAGCAAGGAAGCGCAGAACGTCTTGCTGCTGTTGATCATGATGCCGACCTGGACCGCGATCCTGATCCGCGTTTACGCGTGGATGGGCATCCTCAGCAACAACGGTTTGCTCAACGCGTTTCTGATGTGGACCGGGTTGACCGATCACCCGATCGAGATCCTCAACACCAACACGGCCGTGTACATCGGGGTGGTGTATGCCTACTTGCCGTTCATGGTGTTGCCGCTGTACGCCAACCTGGTCAAGCACGATCAGAGCTTGCTGGAAGCGGGTTCCGACCTGGGTTCGAGCAACTTCAACAACTTCTGGAAAATCACCGTGCCGCTGGCCAAGAACGGGATCATCGCCGGTTGCATGCTGGTGTTCATTCCGGTGGTCGGTGAGTTCGTGATTCCGGAACTGCTTGGCGGCCCGGAAACCCTGATGATCGGTCGCGTGCTGTGGCAAGAGTTCTTCAACAACCGCGACTGGCCGGTGGCGTCTGCCCTGGCGGTGGT
- a CDS encoding NAD(P)/FAD-dependent oxidoreductase, with product MKQTTHVNSYYAATRNFTGDFPVLEQAVDCDVCIIGAGYTGLSSALFLAEAGYSVTVLEAAKVGFGASGRNGGQLVNSYSRDVDVIEERYGDKTAEVLGSMIFEGADIIRQRIQHYDIQCDYKPGGIFAALNKKQLKGLAEQKSSWERYGNKNLKMLDAADIKREVGCDNYVGGLLDMQGGHIHPLNLALGEASAIIGLGGKIYEQSAAVEITYGEPITVRTAKGLVRAKYLLIAGNAYLPQGLDNRVTSKSMPCGSQIVVTEPLSEKVARSLIKNNYCVEDCNYLLDYYRLTADNRLLYGGGVVYGAREPDDIEQLIKPKILKTFPQLKDVKIDYRWTGNFLLTMSRMPQFGRIEKNAYYMQGYSGHGVTCSHLAGKLISEMIRGDAERFDAFASLPHMPMIGGRTFQAPLTAMGAAYYALRDRFGI from the coding sequence ATGAAACAAACAACACATGTAAACAGCTACTACGCCGCCACCCGCAACTTCACCGGCGACTTCCCGGTGCTGGAGCAAGCGGTGGACTGCGACGTCTGCATCATCGGCGCCGGCTACACCGGTTTGTCCTCGGCGCTGTTCCTTGCCGAAGCCGGCTACAGCGTGACCGTGCTCGAAGCCGCCAAAGTCGGGTTCGGCGCCAGCGGTCGCAACGGCGGCCAACTGGTCAATTCCTACAGCCGCGATGTCGATGTCATCGAAGAACGCTACGGCGACAAGACCGCCGAAGTCCTCGGCAGCATGATCTTCGAAGGCGCCGACATCATCCGTCAGCGCATACAGCACTACGACATCCAGTGCGACTACAAGCCGGGTGGCATCTTCGCCGCGCTGAACAAAAAGCAGCTCAAAGGCCTGGCCGAGCAGAAAAGCAGCTGGGAACGCTACGGCAACAAGAACCTGAAAATGCTCGACGCGGCTGACATCAAGCGCGAAGTCGGTTGCGACAACTACGTCGGCGGCCTGCTCGACATGCAGGGTGGCCACATCCACCCGCTGAACCTGGCCCTCGGCGAAGCCTCGGCCATCATCGGCCTGGGCGGCAAAATCTACGAACAATCGGCGGCGGTGGAAATCACCTACGGCGAACCGATCACCGTGCGCACCGCCAAAGGCCTGGTCCGTGCCAAATACCTGTTGATCGCCGGTAACGCCTACCTGCCGCAGGGTCTCGACAATCGTGTGACCAGCAAAAGCATGCCGTGCGGCTCGCAAATTGTCGTCACCGAACCGTTGTCGGAAAAGGTTGCGCGCAGCCTGATCAAAAACAACTACTGCGTTGAAGACTGCAATTACCTGCTCGACTACTACCGCCTCACCGCCGACAACCGCCTGCTGTACGGCGGCGGAGTGGTCTACGGCGCCCGTGAACCGGACGACATCGAGCAACTGATCAAACCGAAAATCCTCAAGACCTTCCCGCAACTGAAGGACGTGAAGATCGATTACCGCTGGACCGGCAACTTCCTGCTGACCATGTCGCGCATGCCGCAATTCGGCCGCATAGAAAAAAACGCCTACTACATGCAAGGCTACAGCGGCCACGGCGTCACCTGCTCGCACCTGGCCGGCAAACTGATCTCGGAAATGATCCGCGGCGACGCCGAACGCTTCGACGCTTTCGCATCCTTGCCGCATATGCCCATGATCGGTGGCCGCACCTTTCAGGCCCCACTCACCGCCATGGGTGCCGCCTATTACGCGCTGCGCGATCGGTTCGGCATCTAA
- a CDS encoding gamma-glutamyl-gamma-aminobutyrate hydrolase family protein → MAFKPLIGVTACVKQIGLHPYHVSGDKYLRAVSVAALGLPVVIPSLGELTEIDDLLSQLDGLLLTGSPSNVEPFHYQGQASAPGTDHDPARDATTLPLLRAAIAAGVPVLGICRGFQEMNVAFGGSLHQKVHELPGMLDHREADSPELAVQYAPAHAVTVQPGGVFQALELPAEFMVNSIHSQGIDRLAPGLRAEAIAPDGLIEAISVDHSPAFAVGVQWHPEWQVLSNPPYLSIFQAFGDACRRRAALRKTR, encoded by the coding sequence ATGGCATTCAAGCCATTGATCGGCGTTACAGCGTGCGTCAAACAGATTGGCCTGCACCCCTACCATGTCAGCGGCGACAAGTACTTGCGTGCTGTCAGCGTCGCGGCTTTGGGGCTGCCCGTCGTCATTCCTTCCTTGGGCGAACTGACCGAAATCGATGACCTGCTATCGCAGCTCGACGGCCTGTTGCTCACCGGCTCGCCGTCGAATGTGGAACCCTTCCACTATCAAGGCCAGGCCAGCGCTCCCGGCACGGATCACGATCCAGCGCGGGACGCCACCACCCTTCCCTTATTGCGTGCAGCCATTGCGGCGGGCGTTCCGGTGCTCGGCATCTGCCGCGGCTTCCAGGAAATGAACGTGGCGTTTGGCGGCAGCCTGCATCAGAAGGTGCATGAACTGCCGGGCATGCTCGATCACCGAGAAGCGGACAGCCCCGAGCTGGCGGTGCAATACGCTCCGGCACATGCGGTGACGGTGCAACCAGGTGGCGTGTTCCAAGCGCTGGAGTTGCCGGCCGAGTTCATGGTCAATTCGATTCACAGCCAGGGCATCGACCGCCTCGCGCCCGGCCTGCGCGCCGAAGCGATTGCGCCGGACGGTCTGATCGAGGCGATTTCGGTGGACCACAGCCCGGCCTTCGCCGTCGGCGTGCAATGGCACCCGGAATGGCAGGTGCTTTCGAATCCGCCCTATTTGAGTATTTTCCAGGCGTTCGGCGATGCATGCCGGCGACGGGCCGCGCTGCGTAAAACCCGCTGA